In a genomic window of Sporosarcina trichiuri:
- a CDS encoding universal stress protein: protein MSLVYNQIIVAVDGSKESEWAFKKAVAIAKRNDANLNLVNIIDTRSYSAVEAYDRSIAERAQSYAVDLLEGYKDHAAEAGLTHVNIIVEYGSPKTMIPREIPKKIEADLIICGATGLNPVERFLIGSVSENIVRAAKCDVLVVRTPENEDIH from the coding sequence ATGTCATTAGTGTACAACCAGATCATCGTCGCAGTCGATGGATCGAAAGAATCCGAGTGGGCGTTCAAAAAGGCTGTTGCGATTGCAAAACGGAACGACGCAAACTTGAACTTGGTGAATATTATTGATACCCGTTCGTACTCTGCGGTGGAAGCGTATGACCGGTCGATCGCGGAACGCGCCCAGTCCTATGCAGTCGATCTGCTGGAAGGTTATAAAGACCATGCCGCTGAAGCGGGTCTGACTCATGTGAACATCATCGTGGAATACGGGTCGCCGAAAACGATGATTCCCCGTGAAATCCCCAAAAAGATCGAAGCGGATCTCATCATCTGCGGGGCTACCGGCCTGAATCCTGTCGAACGGTTCCTGATCGGCAGCGTCTCCGAGAACATTGTACGTGCAGCGAAATGTGATGTGCTCGTCGTCCGTACACCGGAAAACGAAGACATCCACTAA
- the tpx gene encoding thiol peroxidase produces the protein MTSITFQNKPVTLLGTQLRAGDKAPDFTVIGNDLQPVTFEGAGGKVRLISVVPSIDTGVCAKQTHRFNDEAGKLGDKAEVLTISADLPFAQARYRSVEEIGNLQVLSDHRDLSFGSAYGVVIEELRLLARAIFVIEPDGTVAYSEYVNEVTDHPDYLEALETVKKLIVSV, from the coding sequence ATGACATCCATTACATTCCAGAACAAGCCGGTCACACTGCTCGGCACTCAGCTCCGAGCCGGAGACAAAGCACCGGACTTCACTGTGATCGGCAATGATCTGCAGCCTGTCACTTTCGAAGGTGCTGGAGGCAAAGTCAGGCTCATCAGTGTCGTCCCTTCCATCGACACAGGTGTTTGTGCAAAACAGACCCACCGATTCAATGATGAAGCAGGAAAACTGGGTGACAAGGCGGAAGTGCTGACAATTTCTGCAGATCTGCCGTTTGCACAGGCGCGGTACCGGTCGGTTGAAGAAATCGGTAATCTGCAAGTGCTGTCCGACCATCGCGATCTGTCGTTCGGCAGCGCGTACGGCGTTGTTATCGAGGAGCTCCGGCTTTTGGCCCGTGCAATTTTTGTCATCGAACCGGATGGCACAGTCGCCTATTCGGAATATGTGAATGAAGTGACGGACCATCCGGATTACCTGGAAGCACTGGAGACCGTCAAGAAACTGATTGTGTCTGTATAA
- the ald gene encoding alanine dehydrogenase, protein MRIGVPKEVKNNENRVAMTPAGVFNLKSAGHEVLIETGAGLGSSFSDEDYREVGAVIVDSAEEAWGAEMVMKVKEPIASEYGYLREGLILFTYLHLAHEEDLTKALVENKVISIAYETVQLPSGLLPLLAPMSEVAGRMATQIGAQYLEKLEGGKGILLSGVPGVDRGNVTIIGGGQAGTNAARIAIGMGARVTILDLSVERLRQLDEIFGKDVQTLVSNPFNIANSVKDADLVIGCVLIPGARAPKLVSEEMVKSMSPGSVLVDIAIDQGGIFATSDRVTTHDDPTYVKHGVVHYAVANMPGAVPRTSTMALTNVTVPYALQIANKGYKQACLDNEVLRKGLNTIGGHVTYQAVAEAQSLEYVSAESLLG, encoded by the coding sequence ATGCGTATTGGCGTACCAAAAGAGGTCAAGAACAATGAAAACCGTGTCGCGATGACACCCGCCGGCGTCTTCAACCTGAAGTCTGCCGGACATGAAGTGCTGATTGAAACTGGCGCTGGTCTCGGATCGAGCTTCAGTGACGAGGACTACCGCGAAGTCGGCGCGGTGATCGTGGATTCCGCTGAGGAGGCATGGGGTGCGGAAATGGTCATGAAAGTGAAGGAGCCGATTGCATCCGAATACGGCTATCTGCGTGAAGGACTCATCCTGTTCACGTATCTCCATCTTGCGCATGAAGAGGATCTGACGAAAGCGCTCGTCGAAAACAAAGTGATTTCGATCGCCTACGAAACGGTCCAGCTGCCGAGCGGACTCCTGCCGCTGCTGGCACCGATGAGTGAAGTGGCCGGCCGGATGGCGACGCAGATCGGCGCACAGTATCTCGAGAAGCTGGAAGGCGGCAAGGGGATCCTGCTGTCCGGCGTCCCGGGCGTCGACCGCGGCAACGTGACGATCATCGGCGGCGGACAGGCCGGCACGAACGCAGCCCGTATCGCCATCGGCATGGGCGCGCGCGTCACCATCCTCGACCTGTCGGTGGAACGCCTCCGCCAGCTCGATGAGATCTTCGGCAAGGACGTCCAGACACTCGTCTCGAACCCGTTCAACATCGCGAACTCCGTGAAGGACGCGGATCTCGTGATCGGCTGTGTCCTCATCCCGGGCGCACGTGCACCGAAGCTCGTGAGCGAGGAGATGGTGAAATCGATGTCACCGGGCTCCGTACTCGTCGACATCGCGATCGACCAGGGCGGCATCTTCGCAACGTCCGACCGTGTGACGACACACGACGATCCGACCTACGTCAAGCATGGTGTCGTCCACTATGCGGTCGCCAACATGCCGGGCGCTGTGCCGCGCACTTCGACGATGGCACTGACGAACGTCACCGTGCCGTATGCCCTGCAGATCGCGAACAAAGGCTACAAGCAGGCATGCCTCGACAACGAAGTATTGCGCAAAGGCCTCAACACGATCGGCGGCCACGTCACATACCAGGCTGTTGCAGAAGCACAGTCGCTTGAATACGTATCGGCTGAGTCACTGCTCGGCTGA
- a CDS encoding RDD family protein, which produces MSDQLEPAAASELPAENRASEEVVQRADEFRRKPAGFWIRFWAYLIDLIIISAISGLIVKPVFRVFDWAITDPIFLLYSPYKAVMLIVFLAYFLLMTRYFGQTAGKMICGIRVVRKAGGRLSWSSLLFREVIGRYISKTLVIPYLLVVFMPHKEALHDLFADTEVIHEQVYEKAVADVVRTTAGRAQLQGEQSV; this is translated from the coding sequence ATGTCTGACCAATTGGAACCAGCAGCAGCTAGTGAACTCCCGGCGGAAAACCGTGCGTCAGAGGAGGTTGTGCAGAGAGCGGACGAATTCCGGAGAAAGCCTGCGGGATTCTGGATCCGCTTTTGGGCGTATCTGATCGATCTGATCATCATCAGTGCCATTAGCGGGCTGATCGTCAAACCGGTGTTCCGGGTTTTCGACTGGGCAATCACCGATCCGATTTTTCTGTTATACAGTCCGTACAAAGCGGTCATGCTCATCGTTTTCCTGGCCTACTTCCTGCTGATGACGAGATACTTCGGACAGACGGCCGGCAAGATGATCTGCGGAATCCGTGTTGTGCGTAAAGCGGGAGGGCGCTTAAGCTGGAGCAGTCTGCTGTTCCGGGAAGTGATCGGCCGCTATATCTCGAAGACGCTCGTCATCCCATACCTGCTCGTCGTCTTCATGCCGCATAAAGAAGCGCTGCATGACTTGTTCGCGGATACGGAAGTTATACACGAACAAGTATATGAGAAGGCTGTTGCTGACGTTGTCCGGACGACTGCCGGACGTGCTCAGTTGCAAGGGGAGCAGTCCGTCTAG
- the sppA gene encoding signal peptide peptidase SppA: MTTKRWIALLSAAALVIVSIGVNSLSYIFTRDFSSLFEDNFALNGPMYEENVLEGGGSTERIAVLEVSGVIQDTGPASPFAAPGYNHQLFMSQLADIQEDPTVKGVVLHVDSPGGGVMESSDIYDELVAIRDNSNIPIYVSMGSMAASGGYYISAPAEKIFVHPETITGSIGVIMESLNYAELADKIGIDFNTIKTGPYKDMMSPNREMTKEERNMLQEMINDSYERFVGIVADGRGMSVDAVKKVADGRIMNGRQAIEAGLADDYGKLPDVVESLKTDLGLKDPTIFEYTSSDSLSSLFGMNVSGLLKKNAETELIEKMLTDYQAPRMMYLYGER, translated from the coding sequence ATGACAACAAAACGATGGATAGCGTTACTGAGCGCAGCTGCACTGGTGATCGTCTCGATCGGCGTCAACTCGCTATCCTATATCTTTACGAGGGATTTCAGCTCGCTGTTCGAAGACAACTTCGCGCTGAACGGTCCGATGTATGAAGAAAATGTATTGGAAGGCGGGGGCTCGACGGAGCGGATTGCTGTCCTTGAGGTCAGCGGCGTCATCCAGGATACCGGCCCCGCATCGCCATTTGCGGCACCCGGCTATAACCACCAGCTTTTCATGAGCCAGCTTGCGGACATCCAGGAGGATCCGACAGTGAAAGGGGTCGTGCTCCACGTGGATTCGCCGGGCGGCGGCGTGATGGAATCCTCGGATATTTATGATGAACTGGTTGCAATCCGGGACAACAGCAATATTCCGATCTATGTTTCGATGGGCTCGATGGCGGCTTCTGGCGGATACTACATTTCAGCTCCTGCCGAGAAGATTTTCGTTCATCCCGAAACAATCACAGGATCGATTGGTGTCATCATGGAAAGTCTGAACTATGCAGAACTCGCCGATAAGATCGGTATCGACTTCAACACCATCAAAACAGGTCCTTATAAAGACATGATGAGTCCGAATCGTGAAATGACGAAGGAAGAACGCAATATGCTGCAGGAAATGATCAATGATTCATACGAGCGGTTTGTCGGAATTGTCGCAGACGGCCGCGGCATGTCTGTCGATGCGGTCAAGAAAGTGGCGGACGGCAGAATCATGAACGGACGGCAGGCGATCGAGGCAGGACTGGCGGATGATTATGGCAAGCTGCCGGACGTCGTCGAGTCACTGAAAACCGATCTGGGACTCAAGGATCCGACTATATTCGAATATACATCTTCAGACAGCCTGTCATCGCTGTTCGGGATGAATGTGTCCGGCTTGCTGAAAAAGAATGCGGAAACGGAATTGATCGAAAAAATGCTGACGGATTACCAGGCACCGCGGATGATGTATCTGTATGGTGAACGCTAA
- a CDS encoding class I SAM-dependent methyltransferase, with translation MKSNTEQIFTYLDGAAEKGDQLYLEQLVTACRAWAEGKAAPDLQGEVAKEEIRRGLQLAILKGMRQNVQPNHQMTPDAIGMLIGRIAELLTAGQEYIRITDLAAGTGNLLFTVMNMMERPSSAAAVEIDELLARLMAAAADLLEQEAEIFVQDALRPLLIDPADLAVCDLPVGYYPDDDNGLNFEMMPAEGHAYAHHLFIEQTMKHLKEGAHGIFLVPSSLFESAQSGLLHTYLKKHTVIRAVLQLPSSLFKNAAQAKSILILQKPSADKTAAPDVLLANVPEMTDKQAMLSFFVKLEDWVQEG, from the coding sequence ATGAAAAGCAATACGGAACAGATCTTCACCTACTTGGATGGTGCAGCGGAGAAGGGAGACCAGCTCTACTTGGAGCAGCTCGTCACCGCATGCCGCGCATGGGCAGAAGGAAAAGCCGCGCCCGATCTGCAGGGCGAAGTGGCAAAAGAGGAAATACGGAGAGGGCTGCAGCTCGCAATTCTGAAAGGAATGCGGCAGAACGTGCAGCCGAATCATCAGATGACACCGGATGCAATCGGCATGCTGATCGGACGGATTGCAGAACTGCTCACTGCGGGACAGGAATATATACGGATCACAGATCTTGCAGCCGGAACAGGGAACTTGCTGTTCACGGTCATGAACATGATGGAGCGTCCATCATCAGCGGCAGCTGTTGAAATCGACGAACTCCTTGCCCGTCTTATGGCAGCGGCTGCGGATCTGCTGGAGCAGGAAGCCGAGATCTTTGTCCAGGACGCCCTGCGCCCGCTGCTGATCGATCCGGCAGATCTGGCAGTATGTGATCTCCCTGTCGGCTATTATCCGGATGACGACAATGGGCTCAATTTTGAAATGATGCCGGCAGAAGGACATGCGTATGCACATCACCTGTTCATCGAACAGACGATGAAGCACCTGAAAGAGGGGGCGCACGGCATCTTCCTCGTTCCCTCTTCCTTATTCGAGTCTGCACAGTCCGGACTGCTGCATACGTATTTGAAGAAGCATACGGTCATCAGGGCCGTCCTGCAGCTGCCGTCCTCCTTGTTCAAAAATGCGGCACAGGCGAAAAGCATCCTGATTCTGCAGAAGCCGTCTGCCGATAAAACGGCGGCACCTGATGTTCTTCTGGCAAATGTCCCTGAGATGACGGACAAACAGGCGATGCTGTCGTTCTTTGTGAAGCTTGAGGATTGGGTACAGGAAGGATGA
- the mbcS gene encoding acyl-CoA synthetase MbcS encodes MKREELIAPEQYNVVSEIGKYADGTDRKALIYADAGGNKREYTYDQLMNDANRAANVFTSNGLGKGDIVLVMVPRLIEAYTAYIGALKAGIAVIPSSEMLRASDIEYRLAHSGAKAIVAYEAFTDQLADVKGIEDVNLFVIGKAADRGISLTDAMASASPEFQAADTKADDMAFLSYTSGTTGKPKGVVHTHGWGYAHLRTTGENWLGIQEGDTVWATAAPGWQKWIWTPFLAVLGSGATGLVYNGKFDVKTYLEMIKTYQVNVLCCTPTEYRFMAKAEDLAEYDLSSIRSAVSAGEPLNKEVIDRFEDVFSLQVRDGYGQTENTLLVGTMLGMEARPGSMGKPTPGNRVEIVNDEGEIAGVGEVGDIAVHISTPALFKEYLKDPERTAMQFRGDYYITGDRAKKDEDGYFWFEGRGDDIIISSGYTIGPFEVEDALTNHPAVRECAVVASPDEVRGSVVKAYIVLRDPSAAADEGLIQELQDHVKETTAPYKYPRKIEFVEELPKTASGKIMRVQLRKMEMK; translated from the coding sequence ATGAAACGTGAAGAGTTGATTGCACCTGAGCAGTATAATGTGGTCTCTGAAATCGGGAAATATGCAGATGGAACGGATCGGAAAGCACTCATTTACGCAGATGCCGGCGGAAACAAACGGGAGTATACATATGACCAGCTCATGAATGACGCAAACCGTGCGGCGAATGTCTTCACTTCGAACGGACTTGGGAAAGGGGACATCGTTCTGGTGATGGTGCCGCGTCTGATCGAGGCGTATACCGCCTACATCGGAGCCCTGAAAGCGGGGATAGCTGTCATCCCTTCCTCCGAAATGCTGCGCGCATCCGATATCGAGTACCGGCTTGCCCACAGCGGAGCGAAAGCGATTGTCGCCTATGAAGCGTTTACCGATCAGCTTGCCGACGTGAAAGGGATCGAAGATGTGAACCTGTTTGTGATCGGAAAGGCAGCGGATCGGGGCATCTCGCTCACGGATGCCATGGCCTCCGCCTCGCCGGAATTCCAGGCAGCCGACACCAAAGCGGATGATATGGCATTCCTCTCCTACACATCCGGAACGACCGGCAAACCGAAAGGCGTTGTCCACACGCATGGCTGGGGCTATGCACATCTCAGGACAACCGGCGAGAACTGGCTCGGCATCCAGGAAGGCGACACCGTCTGGGCTACGGCCGCGCCCGGCTGGCAGAAATGGATCTGGACACCGTTCCTGGCGGTGCTCGGCAGCGGTGCGACCGGGCTCGTGTACAACGGGAAATTCGATGTCAAAACCTATTTGGAGATGATCAAAACCTACCAGGTGAACGTGCTCTGCTGTACGCCGACAGAATATCGGTTCATGGCAAAGGCTGAAGATCTCGCCGAGTACGATCTGTCGTCCATCCGCAGTGCTGTCTCTGCAGGCGAGCCGCTCAATAAGGAAGTGATCGATCGGTTTGAAGACGTCTTCTCACTTCAAGTGCGTGATGGCTATGGCCAGACGGAAAACACCCTGCTCGTCGGGACGATGCTCGGTATGGAGGCGCGTCCAGGTTCAATGGGCAAGCCGACCCCCGGCAACCGGGTCGAGATCGTCAACGACGAAGGAGAGATCGCAGGTGTCGGCGAAGTCGGGGATATCGCAGTCCATATTTCCACGCCTGCCCTCTTCAAAGAGTACTTGAAGGATCCCGAACGCACAGCGATGCAGTTCCGGGGGGACTACTATATAACGGGTGACCGTGCGAAGAAAGATGAGGACGGGTACTTCTGGTTTGAAGGGCGGGGAGACGATATCATCATCAGCTCAGGCTATACGATCGGGCCGTTCGAAGTGGAGGACGCTCTCACGAACCATCCCGCTGTCCGTGAATGCGCAGTCGTCGCCAGTCCGGATGAAGTGAGAGGGTCTGTTGTCAAAGCTTATATCGTCCTGCGTGATCCATCAGCTGCTGCTGATGAAGGGCTCATTCAGGAGCTGCAGGACCATGTCAAGGAAACGACAGCGCCCTACAAGTATCCGCGCAAAATCGAATTCGTGGAGGAGCTGCCGAAGACCGCGTCGGGTAAGATCATGCGGGTCCAGCTCCGTAAAATGGAAATGAAGTGA
- a CDS encoding YtpI family protein codes for MKTLNFVLVFLIIASAVFYFYFKTRQFRTSHVFPIRKKMFAAKAGMFLGVMLAVFGINQLLLFDGALTYIVSAVFILLGGYVSIFNWRATQHYNRFVDEETELNSR; via the coding sequence ATGAAGACACTCAATTTCGTGCTCGTGTTTCTGATCATTGCATCGGCAGTGTTCTATTTCTATTTCAAAACAAGACAATTCCGTACGAGTCACGTATTTCCGATCCGCAAGAAAATGTTCGCCGCCAAAGCGGGAATGTTCCTAGGTGTGATGCTCGCTGTGTTCGGCATCAACCAGCTTCTCTTATTCGACGGCGCGCTCACGTATATCGTCTCTGCGGTGTTCATCCTGCTGGGCGGTTATGTATCCATCTTCAACTGGCGTGCCACGCAGCACTATAACCGGTTTGTCGATGAAGAGACGGAATTGAACTCACGCTGA
- the rarD gene encoding EamA family transporter RarD: protein MQSPQQGAFWVFFAYFLWGFMPIYWKSLDHVGSSEILLNRIIWAFILTAAVLLIAGQGRKLAADVKELWRTPRQFWGLCLASLLVTTNWGTYIWAVNHDFIVQASLGYYMNPLVSVLLGILFLKESLNRSQQGAFVLAAVGVTILTIHYGVFPWVSFVLALSFALYGLIKKHIKLDAARGLAIETAFVVPIALLAYGWLIRSGDAVLFGTDPVTVVLLVLTGIATALPLIFFSKGVVSIPLYVSGFLQYIAPTLMLIIGVSLYGEQFGAFEWMSFAFIWAALMLFTIPQVVRFLKNRRVAGRLKEQHHPH, encoded by the coding sequence ATGCAATCACCGCAGCAAGGAGCTTTTTGGGTATTTTTCGCTTATTTTCTATGGGGGTTCATGCCGATCTATTGGAAAAGCCTCGATCATGTCGGCAGCAGTGAAATTCTGCTCAACCGGATCATCTGGGCGTTCATCCTGACAGCGGCTGTCCTTCTGATTGCAGGGCAGGGAAGGAAATTGGCCGCGGACGTGAAAGAGCTGTGGCGGACCCCTCGTCAATTCTGGGGATTGTGTCTGGCATCTCTGCTCGTCACGACGAACTGGGGAACTTACATATGGGCCGTGAACCACGATTTCATCGTACAGGCAAGTCTCGGCTATTACATGAATCCGCTCGTTTCCGTCCTTCTGGGTATCCTGTTCCTCAAGGAATCATTGAACCGCAGCCAGCAGGGGGCATTCGTGCTTGCAGCCGTGGGCGTCACCATACTGACAATCCATTATGGTGTCTTCCCGTGGGTATCGTTCGTCCTTGCCTTATCGTTCGCTCTGTACGGACTTATCAAGAAGCATATCAAGCTGGACGCCGCGCGGGGACTCGCCATCGAAACGGCATTTGTGGTTCCAATCGCCCTTCTTGCGTATGGCTGGCTGATCCGATCGGGGGATGCCGTGCTGTTCGGTACCGATCCAGTGACAGTCGTATTGCTCGTTTTGACAGGGATTGCGACGGCGCTGCCGCTCATCTTCTTCTCAAAAGGAGTTGTGTCCATTCCGCTCTATGTGTCGGGCTTTCTGCAGTATATCGCTCCTACACTGATGCTGATCATCGGCGTCTCCCTGTACGGCGAGCAGTTCGGTGCATTCGAATGGATGAGTTTCGCATTCATCTGGGCTGCGCTGATGCTGTTCACCATCCCGCAGGTCGTGCGGTTTTTGAAGAACCGGAGAGTTGCCGGCCGGCTGAAGGAACAGCATCATCCTCACTGA
- a CDS encoding metal-dependent hydrolase has product MEISYHGHSIVKVKTGGKEILIDPYITDNDLTDLKADEQKPDVILLTHGHNDHVGDTIAIAKSCDALVVAPNELAVWLGWQGLNTHGMNIGGAKKFDFGTVKYTKAFHSSSYTTEDGQIIYTGMPAGILFTAEGKTIYHAGDTSLFGDMELIGKRNDIDVAFLPIGDNFTMGPEDAAYAVELLNPKLAVPVHFNTFPPIQQDPAAFTELVKHHESKIMEPGESLSL; this is encoded by the coding sequence TTGGAAATCTCATATCATGGCCATTCAATTGTAAAAGTGAAAACAGGCGGGAAGGAAATTCTGATCGACCCGTACATCACGGACAACGATCTGACAGACTTGAAGGCGGATGAACAGAAACCGGACGTCATCCTGCTGACGCACGGACATAATGATCATGTCGGTGATACGATCGCTATCGCGAAATCATGCGATGCGCTTGTCGTCGCGCCGAACGAATTGGCGGTCTGGCTCGGCTGGCAGGGACTCAATACGCACGGCATGAATATCGGGGGAGCGAAGAAGTTCGATTTCGGTACGGTGAAATATACGAAAGCCTTCCACAGCTCTTCGTATACGACAGAAGATGGGCAGATCATCTATACAGGCATGCCTGCAGGAATCCTGTTTACAGCGGAAGGAAAAACAATCTACCATGCAGGAGACACATCGCTGTTCGGAGATATGGAACTGATCGGAAAGCGGAACGATATTGATGTGGCGTTTCTGCCGATCGGCGATAACTTCACGATGGGACCGGAGGATGCGGCATATGCTGTCGAACTGCTGAACCCGAAACTGGCAGTCCCTGTGCACTTCAATACGTTCCCGCCCATCCAGCAGGACCCTGCTGCATTCACGGAGCTCGTCAAACATCATGAATCGAAAATAATGGAACCCGGCGAATCGCTGTCGCTGTGA
- a CDS encoding M24 family metallopeptidase codes for MNRLETIQQYLTDHQTDAAFVTTPDNIFYLSGFSSDPHERLLGIMIFKDAEPFIVCPLMEVPDVKAAGWSFETVGYQDTDDAWEFVKEAAGRKTDEISSIAIEKSHLTVERLERMEELFAGATISRLDEQLNAMRSRKDESELNLLREAAALADYAIEVARDTITEGMTELELQTAIELALKKKGVEKMSFATTVLTGTKTASPHGTPGERKIEQGDFVLLDLGVVHKGYCSDITRTLAFGEPSEAQKDIYEAVRRANQAAIDLVKPGVTARELDKASRDVIDEAGYGEYFTHRLGHGLGISVHEFPSIHGANDFQLDEGMVFTIEPGIYDSSITGVRIEDDVVVTAAGVEVMTKFPKELTIIR; via the coding sequence TTGAACAGACTTGAAACAATCCAGCAATACTTGACAGACCACCAGACGGATGCGGCATTCGTGACGACGCCGGATAACATTTTCTATTTGTCAGGGTTCAGCAGCGATCCTCATGAGCGCCTTCTCGGTATCATGATCTTCAAGGACGCCGAGCCGTTCATCGTCTGTCCGCTGATGGAAGTCCCCGATGTCAAAGCGGCTGGCTGGTCATTCGAGACCGTCGGATACCAGGACACGGACGATGCGTGGGAATTCGTCAAGGAGGCGGCAGGACGCAAGACGGATGAAATCAGTTCGATTGCAATCGAGAAATCCCACTTGACTGTGGAACGCCTTGAGCGGATGGAAGAACTGTTTGCGGGCGCGACGATTTCCCGTCTGGACGAGCAGCTCAATGCGATGCGCAGCCGGAAAGATGAGTCCGAACTGAACTTGCTGCGTGAAGCAGCCGCGCTTGCCGATTATGCAATCGAAGTCGCACGCGATACGATCACGGAAGGGATGACCGAGCTGGAACTGCAGACAGCGATCGAGCTCGCGCTGAAGAAGAAAGGCGTCGAGAAGATGTCGTTCGCAACGACGGTGCTGACCGGCACGAAAACGGCTTCACCGCACGGCACACCTGGTGAACGGAAGATCGAGCAAGGCGATTTCGTCCTCCTCGACCTCGGTGTCGTCCACAAGGGCTACTGCTCGGACATCACACGGACACTCGCGTTCGGCGAGCCGTCTGAAGCCCAGAAGGACATTTACGAAGCGGTCCGCCGCGCGAACCAAGCTGCTATCGATCTCGTAAAGCCTGGCGTAACCGCGCGCGAACTGGACAAGGCTTCCCGGGATGTCATCGACGAAGCAGGCTATGGCGAATACTTCACCCACCGTCTTGGGCATGGTCTCGGCATTTCGGTGCACGAATTCCCTTCCATTCACGGAGCGAATGACTTCCAGCTCGACGAAGGCATGGTCTTCACAATCGAGCCGGGCATCTATGATTCGTCGATCACCGGTGTCCGGATTGAGGATGATGTGGTCGTCACCGCAGCTGGTGTGGAAGTGATGACGAAGTTCCCGAAAGAATTGACAATTATCCGATGA
- a CDS encoding DRTGG domain-containing protein has product MSTKHEQILRHIEELPVGEKISVRQIARALTVSEGTAYRAIKEAENKKLVNTIERVGTIRIEKKKKENIERLTFAEVVKIVDGSVLGGAGGLHKTLTKFLIGAMQLEDIRRYIEPGSLLIVGNRQKAHLLAINAGSAVLVTGGFDAADEVKELADAQDLPVISTSYDSFTVATMLDRAISDQMIEKDILLVEDIQHSLANTVALSIQDTVGRFNEVSRKTSHSAFPVIDRNGRVVGMVTSKDVVGKEDAEPIGRVMTEDPITATRNMSVASAGHSMVWEGIDLLPVVTESGMLDGVLSRQDVLKAFQMVQRQPQHGQTIDDIVKSQMHESEEHPDQVLFEVIPQMTNQFGTLSYGALMTLLAETGNRAIKLVKRGESVPENVTIYFMKHIQLGSTVEVIPDILHLSRRVVKMDISIYTGDELLGKALVTYQLLER; this is encoded by the coding sequence ATGTCGACAAAGCACGAACAGATCCTGCGCCATATCGAGGAACTGCCGGTCGGAGAGAAGATCTCCGTCCGGCAGATCGCACGCGCGCTGACCGTCAGTGAAGGCACCGCCTATCGGGCCATCAAGGAAGCGGAAAACAAGAAATTGGTCAACACAATCGAACGGGTCGGTACGATCCGGATCGAAAAGAAGAAAAAAGAGAACATCGAACGGCTTACATTTGCAGAAGTTGTCAAGATTGTGGATGGCAGCGTCCTTGGGGGTGCAGGCGGACTGCATAAGACACTGACGAAGTTCCTGATCGGGGCGATGCAGCTCGAGGATATCCGGCGCTATATAGAGCCCGGCAGTCTCCTGATTGTCGGCAACCGCCAGAAAGCGCATCTTCTGGCGATCAATGCAGGCTCTGCCGTATTGGTCACAGGCGGGTTCGATGCTGCGGACGAAGTGAAAGAGCTTGCGGACGCACAAGATCTGCCTGTCATATCGACAAGCTATGACTCCTTCACTGTCGCGACAATGCTCGATCGGGCCATCTCGGATCAGATGATCGAAAAGGATATCCTGCTTGTCGAAGACATCCAGCACTCCCTGGCGAACACAGTGGCCCTGTCGATCCAGGATACGGTCGGACGGTTCAACGAAGTGAGCCGGAAGACATCCCATTCCGCTTTTCCGGTCATCGACAGGAACGGCCGCGTCGTCGGAATGGTGACGTCAAAGGATGTTGTCGGCAAGGAGGATGCGGAACCGATCGGCAGAGTGATGACGGAGGACCCGATCACTGCGACACGCAACATGAGCGTCGCATCGGCCGGACACAGTATGGTGTGGGAAGGGATCGACCTGCTGCCGGTTGTTACGGAATCCGGCATGCTGGATGGCGTCCTGAGCCGTCAGGATGTGCTGAAGGCGTTTCAGATGGTTCAGCGTCAGCCGCAGCATGGGCAGACGATCGATGACATCGTGAAAAGCCAGATGCACGAAAGTGAGGAGCACCCCGACCAGGTCCTCTTCGAAGTCATCCCGCAGATGACGAACCAGTTCGGCACACTTTCTTACGGCGCACTCATGACACTGCTTGCTGAGACCGGCAATCGGGCCATCAAACTCGTCAAACGCGGGGAAAGTGTCCCGGAAAATGTCACGATCTATTTCATGAAACACATCCAGCTCGGCAGCACGGTTGAAGTCATCCCGGACATCCTGCACTTGAGCCGGCGCGTCGTCAAGATGGACATCTCCATCTACACAGGGGACGAACTGTTGGGCAAAGCGCTCGTTACATACCAGCTGCTGGAACGATGA